ACCCGACGGGAAGCGCTTTCGTTCGCTACCGGAAGGACGGCTCCAGAGATTTCGTCTACAACATCGCTACGTCCGCGGCGGCGCGCTTCGGCTGGTCCCGAGGGGTCGCCGATCTTATTGATCGGACCGGGCATCTGCACGTGATGGGCTCGGCGCTGTCGGTTCCGAGTGCTCGTGCGGTGATCGACAAGGCGGTCGACATCGTCAAGGCGCGCGGCGGAACGCTGTCGGTCGATCCGAACCTTCGCAAGGAGTTGAAGCTGGACGAGGACACCGAGCGCCGGTTTGCCAAGCTTGTCGCCGCCGCCGATCTGCTTCTGCCCTCCGGAGAGGAGCTTGAGCGCGCCGCAGGTGTCGAAGGCGAGGCGGAAGCGATCCAGCGTTTGTTCGAGATGGGCGTCAAGGAGATCGTGCTGAAGCGCGGCGCCGGCGGCGCGACCTACTTCGAAAGCGGCGGAGACCGCATCGACGCTCCCGCATTCGTCGTCCAGGAGGTCGATCCTACGGGCGCCGGCGACTGCTTCGGCGGTGCCTATCTCACCTGCCGGCGGCTCGGAATGTCTCCGCAGCAGGCTCTGACCTATGCCTCGGCCGCCGGCGCCCGCAACGTCACGGTGCTGGGTCCGATGGAAGGTGCGGGCACCCGCGGGGAACTCGATGCATTTATCGCGTCAACGGAAAGGCGGCCGTGATGCAGGTGCATCTCGACGAACTGGCGAGGCTCAGGATCGAAGGCGACCCGACAGGCGTCACCTCCGTATGCTCCGCCCATCCGATCGTGCTGCGCGCCGCGCTGCGGCATGGGCGGCAACAGAAAAGCACTGTGCTGATCGAAGCGACCTGCAACCAGGTCAATCACCGAGGCGGCTATACCGGCATGACGCCGAGCGATTTCGCCTCCCTCGTCATGAAGATCGCGGCGGAGGAGGGGTGCTCGGAAAAACTGATCGTTCTCGGCGGCGACCACCTCGGCCCCAATCCCTGGCGCGACCGGCCGGCGGAAGAGGCCATGGCTGAGGCGGAGACGATGGTTGCCGCCTATGTCGAGGCCGGGTTCCGCAAGATTCACCTCGATGCTTCGATGGGCTGCAAGGGCGAACCGACGGCGCTCGACGACGAAACCACCGCCCATCGCGCCGCCCGGCTTGCCGCGGTCGCCGAGGCTTCGGCCAGGAAGACCGGCGGCGCAATGCCGGTTTACGTCATCGGCACCGAAGTGCCGCCGCCGGGCGGGGCCGACCATGCCCTGACGACGATCGAACCGACGGCGGCCGCGGCGGCGTTGAAGACGATCGACGTCCACCGCCGGATCTTTGCAGCGGCCGGCCTCGGGCAGGCGTTTGGGCGGGCGATCGGGCTGGTGGTTCAGCCGGGTGTCGAGTTCGGCAATCACAACGTCATCTTCTACGACAACAGCAAGATAGCGGCGCTGCAATCGGTGCTGACTGAGGAGCCGCAATTCGTGTTCGAGGCTCACTCGACGGATTATCAGGGCACCGGGCCGTTGAGCGCGCTGGTAAAGGACGGTTTTCCGATACTGAAAGTCGGCCCCGAGCTGACCTTCGTCCTGCGCGAGGCGCTCTACGCGCTGGATGCGATCGCGTCCGACCTCCTGGCCGATTACGGCCAGCGTCCGCTCTATGCGGCGATGGAAGCGGTGATGCTCGCTCAGCCCGACAATTGGCGCCGTCACTATCACGGGACGGAGGCCGAGATGCGTTGGCTGCGGCATTATTCGCTGTCTGACCGCATCCGCTATTATTGGGCCTCGGCCGAAGCGCAAGAGGCCGTCCGGCGCCTGTGCGAGGCCCTTCGCGGGCAGTCGGTGCCGCTGCCATTGTTTGGGCAGCATATGCCGGCCGCCCAGCATTTCGCAGACGTGCCGCTCGATCCGGATGAGGTTCTGATCTGGAGAGTGACGAAGAGTCTGGCGGACTATCACGCCGCCTGCGGCATCGGGAAGAAAGAGCAATCAAAATCAGGATAGGAGGAGACATCAATGCAGGAATTGAATGGGAAGATCGCGGCGGTCACGGGTGCGGCGTCCGGCATAGGATTGGCCTCGACGGAAGCAATGCTTGCCGCAGGCGCGACGGTCGTGCTGGTGGACCGGGATGAGAAGGCCCTTGAGGCGGTTTGCAGCCGGCTTGGCGAGCGCGCTATTCCGCTCGTGATCAACCTCCTCAATCCGAACGAATGCGCGGGACTGCTTGAGGGCGTTCTGGCGAAGACGGGCAAACTCGACATCCTGCATGCAAATGCAGGCACCTATATCGGCGGCGACTTTGTGGAAACGGACCTCGATACGATCGATCGGATGCTCAATCTCAATGTGAATGTCGTCATCAAGAACGTTCACAATGTCATTCCGCACATGATCGAACGCGGTACCGGCGACATTGTCGTCACGAGCTCGGTTGCTGGACATTCGGCTATCCCGTGGGAGCCGGTGTATTCCTCGTCGAAATGGGCGATGACCTGCTTCGTCCAGACGATGCGGCGCCAGCTTCTGAAAAACGGCATTCGCGTGGGGTCGGTGTCGCCAGGACCGGTGATCAGCGCGCTGCTCGCGGATTGGCCGGAGGAAAACCTTCGCAAGGCCAAGGAGGCCGGCGCTTTGATCGAGCCCAAGGAAGTTGCCGACGCGATCATCTTCATGCTGACCCGGCCGCGCAACGTCACTATCCGCGATATCGTCGTCCTTCCAAGCGCATTCGACATCTGAAGGAGCCTGATATGAGCTACCAGGAGAAATTTCGCCTCGACGGCGAACGTGCTGTGGTCACCGGCGGAGGGCGCGCGATCGGGCTCTGCTGCACCGAGGCGCTGGCGGAGGCGGGTGCGGCTGTCGTCGTCATCGAACGCAGCGAGGCCGACGCCCGGCAAGCGCTTGCCCTGCGCGACAAGGGCTACGACATCGAAGTCCGGGTGGGCGACGTCACCGACGCCGGACGGATGGACGCAATTGCCAATGAGCTTGCCGATGGAGGGCGGCCGGCGACGATCCTGGTGAACAATGCCGGGATTGGCCAGAGCGGCATCCCGGCAGAAGATCTCACCGACGCGGACTGGCTGCGGATGATGGACGTCAATCTCAACGGCGTCTTCTGGTGCTCGCGCGCCTTCGGCCGCCACATGGTCTCGATGAAGCGGGGCGCCATCGTGAACCTCGGCTCGATGTCGGGGCACATCTGCAACCGGCCGCAGCCTCAGACGGCCTACAATGTCTCCAAGGCGGCAGTCCATCACCTCACGCGGTCGCTGGCCGCCGAATGGGCGCAGCATGGTATCCGGGTAAACGCCGTCGCGCCCACCTATATCGAGACGCCGATGGTGGTGGCCGTCGAAGCCAATCGTGAGCGCATTCCGCTCTGGTTGGCCGACACGCCGATGGGCAGGATGGGAACGCCGGAGGAGGTCGCAAGCGCGGTCCTCTTTCTGGCAACGGGCGCAGCCAGCCTGATGACCGGAGCAATCGTCAACGTCGATGCGGGATTCACCTGCTGGTAGCCCTGTCGGGACGAGGCGCGAGCGGCGCCTCGTCCGCATTATAAGAGTGTCTGCCGCGCAAAGTCAGGGGATATGGAAACGTTACCACATCGTCTTGACTCGCATTCCCAGCGCATTTATTCGAATGTGGAAACGTTACCATATCGGGGAGAAGCTTGATGAAATCCGCACGGTTGAACCGACTTTTCGGCGTGTCCGGAAATTGTTTTGACGTCGCTATCGATCACGGCATGTTCAATGAACGGACCTTCCTCGCCGGCATCGAGAACATGACGACCGCCATCGAGGTGATCGCTGAGGCCGGCCCGGATGCCATTCAGCTGCCGCCGGGTACCGCGCCCCTTCTGCAGGCCATTCCCGGCAAACATCGCCCGGCACTGGTGCTGCGCACCGACATCGCCAATATCTATGGCAATCCGCTGCCGTCTCAATTGTTTTCCGAAATGATCGACAGGGCGGTGGAACAGGGCGTCGCGTTGGATGCCGCCTGCGTCGTCGTCAATCTTCTGATGCTGCCGGACCAGCCGGAAGTCTACCGCGCCTGCGTGCGCAACGTAAACAGCCTGAAGCGCGAATGCGAGATTTACGGCATGCCGCTGATGGTCGAGCCGCTGGTTATGCAGGACAATTCCAAGGGCGCCTATATGGTCGATGGCGCGATCGACAAGATCCTGCCGCTCGTGCGCCAGGCCGCCGAACTCGGCGCCGATATCATCAAGGCCGACCCGTGCGACAATGTCGAGGAATATCACCGCGTGGTCGAGATCGCCCAGGGCCTGCCGGTGCTGGTGCGCGGCGGCGGCCGCGTTTCGGATCAGGAAATCCTGATCCGCACCAAGCAGTTGATGGAGCAGGGCGCCCGTGGCATCGTCTATGGCCGCAACGTCATTCAGCATCACAATCCCGGCGGCATGACCAAGGCCTTGATGGCGATCGTCCATGACAAGGCTTCCGTTGAGCAAGCTTCGCTGCATATTGGCTGACGCGTCTGGGAGGACATGTCATGACGAAAATATTCCGCTTCGGCGTCATCGGCTGCGGTCTGATGGGGCGCGAATTCGCCAGCGCCGCAGCGCGCTGGCTGCATCTGGCCGATGTGAAGGCGCGGCCGGAAATCGTCGCCGTCTGCGATACCAATGCGACGCTGCTCGACTGGTTCAGGGATCATGTGCCGACGGTTCGCCAGTTCACCGCCGACTATAAGGAGCTTCTCGCCAATCCCGACGTCGATGCGGTCTATTGCGCTGTGCCGCATGTGCTGCACCAGCAATTCTATATCGACGTGCTGAAGGCCGGAAAGCATCTTCTCGGCGAAAAGCCATTCGGTATGGACGCGGCCCAGAACCGGGCGATCATGGCCGTTCTCGCCGAGCACCCCAAACTCATGGTCCGCTGCTCGTCGGAAATGCCGTTCTTCCCCGGTGCCCAGAAGGTTATCGCGCTGGCAAAAAGCGGCGAAATGGGCGAGATCCTCGAAGTCGAGGCAGGCTTCCTGCACTCGTCGGATATCGACCGGCAAAAGCCGATCAACTGGAAGCGCATGGCCGAGATTAACGGCGACTACGGCTGCATGGGTGATCTCGGCATGCATGTGCTGCACGTGCCGCTGCGTCTCGGCTGGCGCCCGTCGACCCTGCATGCGCAATTGGTCAAAAAGGTCACCGAACGTCCTGACGGCAAGGGCGGCATGCTGCCCTGCACCACCTGGGACAATGCGACGATCAGCAGCCGCGTGCGCACCGGGGATCAGGATTTCCCGATGATGCTGAAAACCTGGCGCATCGCGCCCGGCGAATCCAACACCTGGTACATCAGGGTCCTGGGCATGAAGAAAAGCGCATTCTTCAGCAC
This Rhizobium acidisoli DNA region includes the following protein-coding sequences:
- a CDS encoding SDR family oxidoreductase, whose amino-acid sequence is MQELNGKIAAVTGAASGIGLASTEAMLAAGATVVLVDRDEKALEAVCSRLGERAIPLVINLLNPNECAGLLEGVLAKTGKLDILHANAGTYIGGDFVETDLDTIDRMLNLNVNVVIKNVHNVIPHMIERGTGDIVVTSSVAGHSAIPWEPVYSSSKWAMTCFVQTMRRQLLKNGIRVGSVSPGPVISALLADWPEENLRKAKEAGALIEPKEVADAIIFMLTRPRNVTIRDIVVLPSAFDI
- a CDS encoding SDR family NAD(P)-dependent oxidoreductase; this translates as MSYQEKFRLDGERAVVTGGGRAIGLCCTEALAEAGAAVVVIERSEADARQALALRDKGYDIEVRVGDVTDAGRMDAIANELADGGRPATILVNNAGIGQSGIPAEDLTDADWLRMMDVNLNGVFWCSRAFGRHMVSMKRGAIVNLGSMSGHICNRPQPQTAYNVSKAAVHHLTRSLAAEWAQHGIRVNAVAPTYIETPMVVAVEANRERIPLWLADTPMGRMGTPEEVASAVLFLATGAASLMTGAIVNVDAGFTCW
- a CDS encoding class I fructose-bisphosphate aldolase, yielding MKSARLNRLFGVSGNCFDVAIDHGMFNERTFLAGIENMTTAIEVIAEAGPDAIQLPPGTAPLLQAIPGKHRPALVLRTDIANIYGNPLPSQLFSEMIDRAVEQGVALDAACVVVNLLMLPDQPEVYRACVRNVNSLKRECEIYGMPLMVEPLVMQDNSKGAYMVDGAIDKILPLVRQAAELGADIIKADPCDNVEEYHRVVEIAQGLPVLVRGGGRVSDQEILIRTKQLMEQGARGIVYGRNVIQHHNPGGMTKALMAIVHDKASVEQASLHIG
- a CDS encoding D-tagatose-bisphosphate aldolase, class II, non-catalytic subunit, whose product is MQVHLDELARLRIEGDPTGVTSVCSAHPIVLRAALRHGRQQKSTVLIEATCNQVNHRGGYTGMTPSDFASLVMKIAAEEGCSEKLIVLGGDHLGPNPWRDRPAEEAMAEAETMVAAYVEAGFRKIHLDASMGCKGEPTALDDETTAHRAARLAAVAEASARKTGGAMPVYVIGTEVPPPGGADHALTTIEPTAAAAALKTIDVHRRIFAAAGLGQAFGRAIGLVVQPGVEFGNHNVIFYDNSKIAALQSVLTEEPQFVFEAHSTDYQGTGPLSALVKDGFPILKVGPELTFVLREALYALDAIASDLLADYGQRPLYAAMEAVMLAQPDNWRRHYHGTEAEMRWLRHYSLSDRIRYYWASAEAQEAVRRLCEALRGQSVPLPLFGQHMPAAQHFADVPLDPDEVLIWRVTKSLADYHAACGIGKKEQSKSG
- a CDS encoding Gfo/Idh/MocA family protein; the encoded protein is MTKIFRFGVIGCGLMGREFASAAARWLHLADVKARPEIVAVCDTNATLLDWFRDHVPTVRQFTADYKELLANPDVDAVYCAVPHVLHQQFYIDVLKAGKHLLGEKPFGMDAAQNRAIMAVLAEHPKLMVRCSSEMPFFPGAQKVIALAKSGEMGEILEVEAGFLHSSDIDRQKPINWKRMAEINGDYGCMGDLGMHVLHVPLRLGWRPSTLHAQLVKKVTERPDGKGGMLPCTTWDNATISSRVRTGDQDFPMMLKTWRIAPGESNTWYIRVLGMKKSAFFSTKSPRQWQWMDYNGGAQAWSTEDLGYTSLFPAITGKIFEFGFADAIQQMWAAFVDELAGGDANGFGCATPAEAEAHHAVLTAALKSGREDVVVPVDYDGASV
- a CDS encoding tagatose kinase yields the protein MASTLAPDALGPTVCVGEILVEIVATTVGNGFLEAQPLVGPFASGAPAIFISQCGRLGGQAAMVGAVGDDDFGRVNTDRLARDGVDISAISIEPDYPTGSAFVRYRKDGSRDFVYNIATSAAARFGWSRGVADLIDRTGHLHVMGSALSVPSARAVIDKAVDIVKARGGTLSVDPNLRKELKLDEDTERRFAKLVAAADLLLPSGEELERAAGVEGEAEAIQRLFEMGVKEIVLKRGAGGATYFESGGDRIDAPAFVVQEVDPTGAGDCFGGAYLTCRRLGMSPQQALTYASAAGARNVTVLGPMEGAGTRGELDAFIASTERRP